In Hevea brasiliensis isolate MT/VB/25A 57/8 unplaced genomic scaffold, ASM3005281v1 Scaf236, whole genome shotgun sequence, the genomic stretch AACAAGCAGTAATCAATTTGCAGTTTTTGAAGAGTTATAGTTAGATTTGTGAGCATAGAATACAaatgtaaatttataaaatttatcagaaatcttaaaattttcttttccatGCTTAGTAGTGTCCAATAAATTAGCCAAGACATTTATCATTTTGACTTCCAAGAATAACACACAAAATAACAAGCTTCCACTCACTAATTGAGATTACCAACTGAAATCAAAGTTTAAGGTACCATGCACTATTGTTTTCCGGAGAATTAGAAATGAGTGGATGACGAAAGATATCTACTACCTCCTATAATGTTATACTATTGCTAATCTTTATGGAAGTTGACAAAATACCAAACCTTGTAATTTTGCTTTGTTGGCCCTCTTGTTTGTATCTTTACCTCACCGGCCATCTAAGTCTCATCAAAACCATATGATAATTCACAAAAATTCTATTGCTTGGAAAAATTTTGGTAGTTCACCAGAATCTTAGTATAGGTTGTTCAGAGTGTTTTGCAAAAATTGAAGAATCTGATGCCATAAGGCTTTTGTCATAAAGACATTGTGATTTATGGCATGCTAAAGAAATGAATAGGACTTGTTGTGTCCTTGAACCAAAAGACAAAACGAGATTACAACCAAATTCTGCTACCTTAATAGTCCAAAAGTTGTTAAACATAAATAACTACGCCAACAACCCTATGTTTCTCCTCTAAATTAACTGACCATATATTTCTACATTGAAAATAACAATATAAGGAAAGCTACATGATATGGAGTGTCCCAAACCTTTTTAACTATATATACTGCCCACTTCTTTGCCCTTCACTCAAGTTAATTCCATCTTAAGTTCTCAATACCCCTACCAATATAGAACAAGAAGCATGATTAGCCCAAATAAGCTCATCAAATTAGCAAGAAAGTGGCAAAGGACAACTGCCATAAGGAGGAAAAGAATTTCTTTTCCTCGGATCTGTAGCAACCAGAATGCAGATTGTTCTACTACATCATCAATTGGTAAAGGAAATTTTGTTATCTACACCAATGATCATAAGCGATTTACTATTCCTATAGCATATCTCAACAATAATATCATCAAAGAGCTACTTAAGATGTCTGAAGAAGTGTTTGGGCTACCAAGTGGAGGTCCTATTGAATTGCCATGTGATGCTGTGTTCATGGAGTATATGGTTTCACTCATCAAAAGGGGTTTATCTAAAGACATAGAGAAAGCTTTGCTTATGTCCATAGAAAGCAATTGCTGCTCATTGTCTGTTGGTTTCCATCAAGGACATACAGGCCAACAATTGCTCATTTCTGCCTATTAAAATAGTTCAATTTTGTAAATAATTCTTACTACTGTGATCTATGTGTCATATCATTCAACAATCCACAATGTAAATTTGATCATCTGCAGTGAAACAACATCAGTGACTAAAatgattatattacatttgttcatatAATTTAACTCATAAATGTATGCTTGGTGAACAATCTCAAGAGTATGACATGTAACTTACTAAACATGGTGAAGTATATTAATCTTTTTCACAAACCTGGGTGGATTTCAAAACTAATTCATCTCAAAGTTCTTCAGGTGTCTATTCATTGTCTCTGTGCGTGTGATTTTGAAATGTAGGCACGGAGTAGTGTAGCCTGGGGGGAAATATTAATTTACCATTATTATTTCTGCGTGCAACATTTTTATGTGTCTACTTATTCATTTACTAATTTCCATAACAAGTTTACCATATTAACTGGAAATATCTATATTAGACATATAACAAAGAGACAAACAAGTAAAAGCCTAAAAAAACAATCTAAAAGTTCTAGTCTTTACAAAAGTGCAGTATTTGAGTTAGAGGGGAATACTATGTACAATGTGTAACGCACCAAGAGAGAAAGTGATAGATGATGATGCCCAATCTATAATGAGCTTGAAGAGTTAAAAGATCTTTTGCAAATAAATAGCggtacatgatttttttttttaatgtagagAGAGACACGACTCACGTCTACTATATATGTCGCTTCATCGTAAGATCTtggaaaaaaacaaaaaaaaaaaaaaaaagcgagtTAATTTAAGTAAGCGAAGTTTACTtactagaaaaaaattttaaaagaaattttggtaaaaaaaaaacagatgaaaagaaaaattgtcGGGTCGGAACCTCAGGAACCCATGACAGAAGAATTAGAACCATTAAAAGTAAAGTAGTAGAAGTGAGATTAGAGTAAAAGCGATAAAAAAAGACTAAAATTACATAATGTGATGCATAATCGATTTGGAATCACTAACAATATTGATGAGGAAAGTACacagcatgtagtggatttatacGTGACTCGTGTAGACGATGGGTTAGACCTTTAGGCTTTAGAGATTGCAAAAAGTGCAAAATCCTGCATGCCAAAATAGTTTTCTTTTCGAAGGAATCTTTTTAATAGTTCTATTGCCATTTATTCTCCATTTGTGA encodes the following:
- the LOC110660217 gene encoding auxin-responsive protein SAUR68-like; translation: MISPNKLIKLARKWQRTTAIRRKRISFPRICSNQNADCSTTSSIGKGNFVIYTNDHKRFTIPIAYLNNNIIKELLKMSEEVFGLPSGGPIELPCDAVFMEYMVSLIKRGLSKDIEKALLMSIESNCCSLSVGFHQGHTGQQLLISAY